Within the Nitratireductor basaltis genome, the region AAGATGATGAAGGAGTATCCGGTCTTCCTGCGCTGCTATGATCTTCTCGTCGAGGGAAGTGAGGACTTGCGCTCGATGCCCTTTGACCAGCGGCGCAAGCGGCTGGAAGCCTTCATGGCGAAGCTTCCCGCGGAGCGCTTCGATCTCTCGCCGGTGGTTACCTTTTCCGATTGGGACGAGTTGGACCGGCTGCGCCACGAGCCGCCGCATCCGGTCATCGAGGGCGTCATGCTCAAACGCCATGATGCGCCATACCTTGCCGGGCGACCCAAGGGACCGTGGTTCAAGTGGAAGCGTGATCCATTCACCGTGGATGCGGTGCTTATGTATGCCCAGCGCGGTCATGGAAAACGGTCGAGCTTCTACTCCGATTACACATTCGGCGTCTGGTCAGGGCCACAGGATGACCCGGTGCTCGTGCCGGTGGGGAAAGCCTATTTCGGCTTTACCGACGATGAGCTGAAGCAGATCGACAAGTTTGTCCGCGACAACACGATAGAGCGTTTCGGGCCGGTGCGTTCGGTCCGAGCAAACCGCGATCACGGTTTGGTTCTGGAAATCGCCTTCGAGGGTCTCAACCGCTCCACACGCCACAAGTCAGGCGTTGCGATGCGTTTCCCGCGCATCTCGCGCCTGCGCTGGGACAAGCCGCCTCACGAGGCTGACCGGCTAGAGACGCTGGAAGACATGCTGACCTGAGGACTATTCGGCATCGTAGACCGTGACCTTGATCGAGTAGATGCCAAGTTCGCGCCCCTGACCTTCCACATCGGGAACGATGGCGATCGTGCCTCCGCTTTCGGGATCGACGTCGGGGAAGGTCCGCTCGAACAGATGATCGTTCTGCTGCGGTCCCACCACATAGCGAATGCGCCCGCAATCACCCAGATTGCCGAAATTGCATGATAGCGAAAGCTGCGTCTCCTCGCCTTCGCCGGCAGCGGCCGTGACATTGAAGATTGCGGTCTTGCCTGCAAGCTGTTCGAGAATGCCCTGGCCGACATCGAAGATGACCGCAGTATCCGTCTGGCCGGAGGAAAGGCGCATCAGCTGGCCTTCGCCGCTATCTGCAATCTGAGCCTGAGCGCCTGCCGGTGCCGCCACCGTCGTCGGGTCATCTGGTGAGAAAATGGTGATCCATGTCCGGTCATCGGGTGAGCCGCCGATGGGCGCACGCGCTTCGCTGCCGCTCCCGGGATCGTATGATTCCTCTTCGGTTCCGCGCGGCGGATTGGGAACGGAACCATCGCGTTCCGCCGCCGACTTCAGCAGGCCCGTATCCATGACCCACCATGCACCGATGCCCAGCATCGCCAGAATGGTCGTCGTGACGAACAGCTTTGCGAAGGGTCGGCGCGGGCGTTCATCGCGCGAAGCATGTTTCTTCTGCCGCCGCGATCTTGGCGCAACTGCCGCGCGTTCTTCGGGAGCCAGGCGGTCATCGGCGGCAAGTCCGCGCATTCCGGCGGTCTGCGGAGCCGCTGGCGCTGGTGCATCAAGAGCAGGCTCGCTGCGCTGAGGCCGTTCGGTACCGGTTTGGACCGTTGGTGCGGCAGGGTTCAACCGATCATGCGCGGTGACGGTTGGGGCTGCGGGAGATGGTGCTGTGGGTGCCTGCGCTTCCGACGCTGGCTGACGACGCCTTGGAATCGATGCGGCCACCGTCGCCGGAGGACCGGCGGGCACGAATTCCTTTTCGATCTGCGAAATGACCTGCAGCAGACGGGAGCGACGATCAGCCTTCTCCGCCGAGCTGAGATCCTGCTTTTCCGCAAGCGAGCGCTCGAAGGCGGAGAAGACCTGCCGGTACACTTTCTCGCGATGCGTCTTGTCCAGCGGATCACCGCGTTCCAGCGCATTTCGTATTGAGTTCTTGACCGACTCCAAACCACTTCCCCTTCACCCGGTAAATCAATCGTTAAACGCAGTTGGACCGGCGATCAACGCAGTTACGCGCGTCAAAGGTCCTGCGGGCAAGAGAAATCTGTGGCTAGAATGTATACTTTCGCCAAGGCAGGTGCAGTTCTGGACCAATCGGGTGCGCTTGACAGGCTGGCGGCATAACCGGCAGCTATCACGGAGAAGACTTCCACTTTTGAAAGGCGGGGCAGCCATGCTGAAGACACCGTATTTGCTCTTTCTCGGCGACGCGCCGGACCAGCTTGCGGCCAAGGTCGCACAGGGCATCAAGGACTGGCGTCCGGAGCATTGCGTCGGTCAGTTGCGGCTTGAAGGCTGCAAGGCGGATCTGGGCCTGCCGGAGCTGACCGTTGCGCAAGCGCGCGAAAAGGGTGCCGAAACGCTGATCGTTGGCGCTGCCAATCGCGGCGGTGTCATCTCTCAGAGCTGGCTTGCCACGCTGGTCGAGGCTGCAGAAGCCGGGATGGACATCGCATCCGGCCTTCACAACCGGCTGACTTCGCTGCCCGACCTCGTTCACGCTTCGAACATTAACAGCACGTCTCTTTATGATGTGCGCGTGCCGCAGCATGACTATCCGATAGCCGATGGCAAGAAGCGCAGCGGCAAAAGGTGCCTGGCTGTCGGCACGGATTGCTCGGTTGGCAAGATGTACACGGCTCTCGCCATGGAGAAGGCCATGCGCGAAAGGGGCATGAAAGCCACCTTCCGTGCCACCGGCCAGACAGGCATCCTGATCACCGGTTCGGGCGTTCCGCTCGATGCCGTGATTGCCGACTTCATGGCCGGCAGTGTGGAATGGCTTACTCCTGACAATGACGAGGACCATTGGGATCTCATCGAAGGTCAGGGAAGCCTTTTCCATCCGTCCTTCTCGGGCGTCACCATGGCGCTGGTCCATGGCGGACAGCCGGACGCGCTGGTGCTGTGCCATGAACCTACGCGCACGCATATGCGCGGCCTGCCGCATTACGGGTTGCCGAGCCTGGAAGCACTGCGTGATCTGTCCCTGACGCTGGCGCAGGTGGTCAATCCTGACGTGAAGGTGGTGGGTGTTTCGGTCAATACCGCCGCGCTTGATGAAGATGCGGCCGCCAGGTGCCTGGAAGAAATCGAGAGCCGCATGGGGCTGCCGACCGTCGACCCGTTCCGCAATGGAGCCGACAGGCTGGCTGAAGCCTTGGGCTGATCCGCCGCCAAAGCATCATCATCAACCGGGAACTAAATCCACTCCTGCTGAATTTTCCACTCACAAATCAAGACGGTGCGACCGTCGTGAGCAGAGAAAGGAAACAGCATGACACGTGAGCCGGAAGAGAGAACAACGGTTGTAACGACGGATAGCGGCGGCGGCGCCGGATGGTTCATCGTTGGTGCGCTTGTTGTTGCTGCGCTGGTGGCCGTATGGCTCTTTGGCGGCGGCGTGCTTGGTACGGGCGGCGGAGAGGCCGAGCTGAACGTGGACATCGACGCACCGAAGGTTGCGCAGCCTGCCGAATAGGCTGTCCTTGAGTTTCCCGCTCAAGGCTCCAGCATATGCTGTCCCTCGGGCCTTGCAAGCGGGAGCAAACAACCGGCCATCGGCTTCCTGCCATGGCCGGTTTTTTCTTGGCCCGGGCCGTCTCGGGCTAGCGTGCCGCTGCCACCGCGCGTTTGGCCATTACCTTGATCAGATTTGCACGGTATTCCGCCGATGCGTGAATGTCCGACATCAGGCCATCTGATGAAACGGACACGTTCTGAAGCGCGTCCTCGCTGAAGGAGCTGCCGAGGGCCTCCTCGATTGCGCCGACCCTGAAGACGCCATCCTCGCCTGCCCCTGTCGCCGTGACACGCAAACCACCATTGCCTTTCGCGACGAAGACACCGGTCAAGGCATAACGCGAGGCAGGGTTGGGAAACTTGGCATATCCCGCTTTTTCCGGCAGCTCGAACGAGATCGCGGTTATGACCTCATCTTCCTCCAAGGCCGTTTCGAAGAGGCCTACAAAGAACTCGTCGGCAGAAATCTCGCGGCTGTTCGTGTGGATGGTAGCGTTCAGTGCCAGAAGTGCTGCAGGATAGTCGGCAGCCGGATCATTGTTGGCAACCGAACCGCCAATCGTGCCCATATGGCGTACATGCGGGTCACCGATATGCGAGGCCAGATGGCAGATTGCCGGGCAGGCCTTCGCCAAAGCCGCATTCGCGGCCACTTCGGCATGGGTTGTCCCCGCACCGATCTTCACGCGGTTTCCGCTGACTTCGATACCCATCAACTCCGCGATACGGCGCAGGTCGATCAGGTCGCTGGGCGCAGCCAGCCGCGCCTTCATGGTAGGAATGAGTGTCTGACCGCCGGCAACGAACTTGCCATCGTCAGCCCCGCCCAAAAGCTTCACTGCCTCATCGACGGAGGAGGCGCGGTGATAGATCGTCTCATACATATCGTTTCTCCTCTGGAGAGCGAGTAGCGAATAGGGGTTAGCGAGTAGCCGAAGACTTCATCTTCCTATTCGCTATTCACTACTCACTATTCGCTCTTCTGCAATGCAGCCCACACCTTCTGCGGGGTTGCCGGCATGGTCAGATTGTTGTGGCCGATGGCATCGGTCATGGCGTTGATGAGTGCCGGGGGTGAACCGATGGCGCCTGCCTCACCGCAACCCTTGATGCCGAGCGGATTGCCCGGACATGGCGTGTTGGTGGTCGAGACCTTGAAGCTTGGCAGGTCATCGGCGCGCGGCATGGTGTAGTCCATGTAGGACGCGGTGATGAGCTGGCCCGTGTCCGGGTCATACTGGCACCCTTCCAGGAGCGCCTGACCGATCCCCTGCGCCAGCCCGCCATGCACCTGCCCCTCGACGATCAGCGGATTGATGATATTGCCGAAATCATCGGCTGCCACGAACTGCACGATGTCGGTCTTGCCCGTTTCGGGATCGACCTCCACCTCGCAAATGTAACAGCCTGCCGGGAAGGTGAAATTGGTGGGATCGTAGAACGCCCCCTCCTTCAGACCCGGCTCCATGCCTTCGGGCAGGTTGTGGGCGGTATAGGCGGAAAGAGCCACCTGGAACCACGGCACCGTCTTGTCGGTGCCGGCCACCTTCGCCTCGCCATTCTCGATGACGATGTCGCTCTCGTCGGCCTCCAGCATATGCGCGGCGATCTT harbors:
- the dgcN gene encoding N-acetyltransferase DgcN; amino-acid sequence: MLKTPYLLFLGDAPDQLAAKVAQGIKDWRPEHCVGQLRLEGCKADLGLPELTVAQAREKGAETLIVGAANRGGVISQSWLATLVEAAEAGMDIASGLHNRLTSLPDLVHASNINSTSLYDVRVPQHDYPIADGKKRSGKRCLAVGTDCSVGKMYTALAMEKAMRERGMKATFRATGQTGILITGSGVPLDAVIADFMAGSVEWLTPDNDEDHWDLIEGQGSLFHPSFSGVTMALVHGGQPDALVLCHEPTRTHMRGLPHYGLPSLEALRDLSLTLAQVVNPDVKVVGVSVNTAALDEDAAARCLEEIESRMGLPTVDPFRNGADRLAEALG
- a CDS encoding FAD binding domain-containing protein — its product is MYETIYHRASSVDEAVKLLGGADDGKFVAGGQTLIPTMKARLAAPSDLIDLRRIAELMGIEVSGNRVKIGAGTTHAEVAANAALAKACPAICHLASHIGDPHVRHMGTIGGSVANNDPAADYPAALLALNATIHTNSREISADEFFVGLFETALEEDEVITAISFELPEKAGYAKFPNPASRYALTGVFVAKGNGGLRVTATGAGEDGVFRVGAIEEALGSSFSEDALQNVSVSSDGLMSDIHASAEYRANLIKVMAKRAVAAAR